One part of the Clostridium thermosuccinogenes genome encodes these proteins:
- a CDS encoding carbohydrate-binding protein, with amino-acid sequence MLKRMFTFILILALIFTQILIAVPATEAYAEGVIQTFEAENADINTGGVGDSSNASGRKVVNGLGKDSGSGYDGYIQFNHINVPSDGKYLLHIYYQTAQFRPLDITLNGGPDTVRVYCDFETANDWNTIYCKTVKVDLNSGENTLRLGAVTDVWCPNLDRIEIEPDTVFSCEAENPDTDAVELGGGASPATGLATFSGNAGVQGLGGNDGYVLFKNIEATRDGYYEVKVYYSTAQDRAFDILVNDSLQYRLNCPKTDSSDWYIQGSASIIVRLNRGSNTLKFYDRASNGWCPVLDKIEVEYSLNQKPDIISIESDDPANMIGPGVTFGDWALCSGGKTTSSGLGSETEGYIEFREIQIPRTGYYRLSVFSGYYGNSSFDVKVNNLVNSQFVSTDEYNIPTVDTGSWWTSNKSFKNIYLTEGEKSIRFFKKEGSAPTLDKIELQLIQPLSFEAESAENRFAGSARFTESADCSGGLEVEGLGGGISGGSVEFDGIQVDKAGTYIMNVHYSTGEQRSFDILVNDTEEYSLTCEPSAGWWTPAFKPVTITLKQGLNKIKFYNKLDNGWCPGLDKIDLMFVENAPANAIVLEAEDALGASAEGLTVDNAPNCSGGKSVSGIDGKYVLFDDVSIPFTGLYELKVSYVNGDESGLRKFDIQINDTDTYTADCPPNTTWGEWTPGDMTLQVYLVKGRNDVKFLKAADAWCPALDKIELKLAKKMEYEAESDINTFSGSTLFAWEACSGGMTVQSMGNGPNGGSLTFNGVNVDADGIYTLKVFYGTETLRWFDILVNDTDAYELECTPTSDWWTPDNPKTIAIRLKAGDNTLKFYNKNVGEWCPSLDKIEIKPGGTLDPGDTSKMIFEAEDPNNDRTSGTRLAQSSDFSGGYSVELIGHGENGQSLTFKNIQIAEGKGGIYTLTVDYATLEPRVFDIIVNGDTSNKIRLECPSTGWWWTPGSVSTLITLQEGINTIKFYGEDPDKDCPGLDRIILQEGNVIDNTLRFTIPETGSVSIEAEDSENIRNRKAYVANSAVSSGGKYVAGLGSGGYVQVNGIEAPEDGYYLVDVYYTSPEDRPLDLLVNDKEIYRIYCENSGRNDKLASQAGVVVLKKGYNKIKFFSNEYIACPNLDKIEISKYTIPDAGSANEYRAVSPSNELGGGAQIWLNGQEAFVANLGGGPNKGYVQFNDIDVAEDGKYNLAIYYSCIEFRTLDVTTNGVSSQKVFCYPTGGIYLMQPLNMAVDLKAGRNIIKLDNATGVAPNIEKIVVLGKAAPDVSNERNIVTFGTNSVQIEYDLASGTADYIFNGSKKVTGAYSMVKSDRVITSKEYTQRTYTEEDVNDNFGIGKKVTVVNSAQGLPDMKQIFYLYDDKGYFLMEVKLESDAELSSNLMAPIVAEGTGVADIGTGTDNRMLYMAYDNDMYHDMPVDKSVNREGISYEVSALYDNASRNGLVFGSVTHDFWKTGIAYKGSGNKIDMLSIFGGVISRLDTDDICPHGSQVGKILTSPRIFMGFFEDWRKGMEEFAEANTNIVPAKEWSGVKPIGWNSWGAFHTGMTFDDAMKSSDYLKAKLQDNNYHGENGITYMNLDAWSTNVEVRMDEFIAKIKANNQKLGMYLSPFCYWGDDMEAKVPNIKSDYKWGDLVLKTYDDKYYPKQEGTLYHPLDPTHPGTKELVKYYFDKYKEWGVEYVKLDFMNGASCEGQHYDPNVRTGVQAFNEAMKLINENAKYDDGREMFLQLELSPYFPYQYSHAHLLTSDIHHGSMFTSKYVLSSTTYGWWRGKLVPWIDAGIFTLEETDDVPLSDEELARTRVNSLVVSGSLFLVCVDPDRPDHTMLAEKYLTNKEIMDLARVNGPFLPVEGATGSEPADIFVYEDGNANYIGVFNLDDTDVVKTVYLDRAGLDTGANYIARDLWTGQEQEVKSSFTVNLKKYQSTILKLTKEAPSDNPGNPSNPNNPNDPVPSDNPSNPKDPIPSEDSSIADGSVTVTGSLITVEAEKSENGEVSVEIQVSDLEKSISNALAEGKNQVTVNIDAAKDATGYKVIFPAEFIDEARTPIEIRVETPVGNITIPVEALKDQGQPGEKIEISMIPMDNGKGIRIGVKSGDRNIRLSKSARVEFAYQPPKEALDSEHIVVLRLDEASGEMLPVPSGRYDEKTGMVRFNTNGSYQYFVSYAQKTFDDIKDINWARRMIEVLASKGIIKGTGKGSFSPRSGMKRADFVLLLVRMLELEADTDTNFKDVSRNAYYHDALAIAKKLGLVNGTGNGNFNPEDQISRQDVMVLAAKALEIAGLNLKSRDFSVLDKFADADKIKDYAKEYIAALVKEGIILGDGERLNPDDNISRAEAVAIIYRIYSLIY; translated from the coding sequence ATGTTAAAGCGTATGTTTACATTTATTTTAATACTGGCGCTCATTTTTACCCAGATACTTATAGCCGTACCCGCTACCGAGGCATATGCTGAAGGCGTTATCCAGACCTTTGAAGCGGAGAACGCTGATATTAATACCGGCGGGGTTGGGGATTCATCAAACGCATCCGGCAGGAAGGTCGTCAACGGCCTGGGAAAGGATTCGGGCTCAGGGTACGATGGGTACATACAATTCAATCATATTAATGTACCATCCGATGGCAAATACTTATTGCACATCTATTATCAGACAGCCCAGTTCAGACCGCTGGATATAACGTTAAACGGAGGACCCGATACAGTCCGGGTTTACTGTGACTTTGAAACTGCCAATGACTGGAACACCATATACTGTAAAACGGTCAAGGTGGATTTGAACAGTGGTGAAAACACGCTCAGGCTTGGTGCTGTAACGGATGTATGGTGTCCAAACCTGGACAGGATTGAGATTGAACCGGATACGGTATTTAGCTGTGAAGCCGAAAATCCGGATACCGATGCGGTTGAACTGGGTGGAGGAGCTTCCCCTGCCACCGGTCTGGCTACCTTTTCAGGAAATGCAGGGGTGCAAGGATTGGGAGGCAACGACGGATATGTCCTGTTTAAAAATATAGAAGCTACGAGAGATGGTTACTATGAGGTTAAAGTTTACTACTCCACAGCCCAGGACAGGGCTTTTGATATTCTTGTCAATGATAGCCTCCAATACAGGCTGAACTGCCCGAAAACCGACAGCAGCGACTGGTACATACAGGGAAGCGCTTCAATTATCGTAAGGCTTAACCGGGGAAGCAACACCTTGAAATTCTATGACAGGGCTTCCAACGGCTGGTGCCCTGTGCTGGACAAGATAGAGGTGGAATACAGCCTTAACCAAAAGCCGGATATCATTTCCATAGAATCGGATGATCCGGCCAATATGATAGGACCTGGGGTAACTTTCGGTGACTGGGCTCTGTGCTCCGGCGGAAAGACTACTTCCTCCGGGCTGGGAAGTGAGACAGAAGGCTACATCGAGTTTAGAGAAATCCAAATTCCAAGGACAGGATATTATAGGCTTAGTGTTTTTTCCGGATATTACGGAAACAGCAGTTTTGACGTGAAGGTGAATAACCTTGTGAATTCACAATTTGTGAGCACTGATGAATACAACATACCGACAGTTGACACGGGAAGCTGGTGGACCTCAAACAAATCCTTCAAGAATATTTATCTTACAGAAGGCGAAAAAAGCATCAGATTCTTCAAAAAGGAAGGCTCAGCACCAACACTGGACAAAATTGAACTGCAATTGATCCAGCCCCTTTCCTTTGAAGCCGAATCAGCAGAAAACAGATTTGCAGGCAGTGCCAGATTTACCGAGTCTGCGGACTGCTCAGGAGGATTGGAGGTGGAAGGCCTGGGTGGAGGAATCAGCGGTGGATCGGTAGAATTTGATGGAATCCAGGTAGATAAGGCCGGAACTTACATTATGAATGTTCACTATTCTACCGGAGAGCAAAGATCCTTTGATATTCTGGTAAATGATACGGAGGAATATTCTCTTACCTGCGAACCTTCAGCCGGTTGGTGGACGCCTGCTTTCAAGCCTGTCACGATAACCTTGAAACAGGGCTTGAATAAAATTAAATTCTATAACAAGCTGGACAACGGCTGGTGCCCGGGACTGGATAAAATCGACCTGATGTTTGTGGAAAATGCTCCGGCAAATGCAATCGTACTGGAGGCTGAGGATGCTCTGGGTGCCAGCGCAGAAGGATTGACAGTAGATAATGCCCCCAACTGCTCCGGCGGGAAAAGCGTTTCCGGAATTGACGGCAAATATGTGCTCTTTGATGATGTAAGCATTCCATTTACAGGCCTGTATGAGCTCAAAGTTTCCTATGTTAATGGAGATGAAAGCGGCTTAAGAAAGTTTGATATACAAATTAATGACACTGATACTTATACTGCCGATTGTCCTCCCAATACGACATGGGGGGAATGGACGCCGGGGGATATGACTCTACAGGTATATCTGGTCAAAGGAAGGAATGATGTCAAATTTTTAAAAGCTGCAGATGCATGGTGCCCGGCACTGGACAAAATTGAACTGAAACTGGCCAAAAAAATGGAGTATGAAGCTGAGAGTGATATAAATACATTTTCCGGCAGTACTCTCTTTGCATGGGAAGCATGCTCGGGAGGCATGACTGTGCAAAGCATGGGCAACGGGCCAAATGGAGGCTCCCTGACGTTTAACGGAGTCAATGTGGATGCTGACGGCATATACACACTTAAGGTTTTTTACGGAACTGAGACCCTCAGATGGTTTGATATTCTCGTCAATGATACTGATGCCTATGAGTTGGAATGTACCCCCACCTCGGACTGGTGGACGCCGGATAACCCGAAAACAATTGCCATAAGACTGAAAGCAGGGGATAATACATTGAAGTTTTACAATAAAAATGTCGGAGAGTGGTGTCCGAGCCTCGATAAAATTGAGATAAAGCCTGGTGGGACACTGGATCCGGGGGATACCAGCAAAATGATCTTTGAAGCAGAGGACCCGAATAATGACAGAACGAGCGGTACAAGGCTGGCGCAATCATCCGACTTTTCAGGAGGATACAGCGTCGAGCTGATAGGTCATGGAGAAAATGGACAGAGCCTTACCTTTAAGAACATCCAAATCGCCGAAGGAAAAGGCGGAATATATACGCTGACTGTGGATTATGCCACTTTGGAGCCTAGAGTGTTCGATATTATAGTAAATGGTGATACCAGCAACAAAATCAGGCTGGAATGCCCATCCACAGGATGGTGGTGGACCCCTGGCTCGGTATCGACGCTTATAACGTTGCAGGAAGGAATAAACACCATCAAATTCTATGGAGAGGACCCGGACAAGGACTGTCCCGGACTGGACAGGATCATCCTTCAGGAAGGCAATGTCATAGATAATACACTTAGATTTACAATACCTGAAACAGGCTCTGTTTCGATAGAAGCGGAGGACTCTGAAAATATAAGGAACAGGAAGGCTTATGTGGCCAATAGCGCGGTGAGCTCCGGAGGTAAATATGTAGCAGGCCTGGGCTCAGGAGGATATGTACAGGTCAACGGAATCGAAGCTCCTGAAGACGGATATTACCTTGTTGATGTATATTACACCTCTCCTGAGGACCGTCCTCTGGATCTTTTAGTGAATGACAAGGAGATTTACCGGATATATTGTGAAAATTCCGGAAGAAACGACAAACTGGCTTCTCAGGCGGGAGTTGTCGTATTGAAAAAAGGTTACAACAAGATCAAGTTTTTCAGCAACGAGTACATCGCATGTCCAAACCTGGATAAAATTGAAATCAGCAAATACACAATACCTGATGCAGGATCGGCTAATGAATACCGGGCTGTATCGCCTAGTAATGAGCTTGGCGGAGGTGCACAAATCTGGCTGAACGGTCAGGAAGCCTTTGTTGCCAATCTCGGTGGTGGCCCAAACAAAGGATATGTTCAGTTCAATGATATAGACGTAGCGGAAGACGGCAAATATAATCTTGCCATTTACTACTCCTGTATCGAATTCAGAACCTTGGATGTAACCACTAATGGAGTTTCCAGCCAGAAGGTTTTCTGCTATCCCACCGGAGGGATTTATTTGATGCAGCCTTTGAACATGGCGGTTGACCTGAAAGCGGGAAGGAACATCATTAAGCTTGATAATGCCACAGGAGTCGCACCTAATATAGAAAAGATTGTAGTTTTGGGGAAAGCTGCTCCGGATGTGTCAAATGAGAGAAATATTGTGACTTTCGGTACCAACTCCGTACAGATAGAGTATGACCTTGCTTCAGGTACGGCAGATTACATCTTTAACGGCTCGAAAAAGGTTACAGGTGCATACAGTATGGTAAAGTCCGACAGGGTCATTACAAGTAAGGAATATACCCAACGTACCTATACGGAGGAGGATGTTAACGACAATTTCGGCATAGGCAAAAAGGTGACAGTGGTAAACAGCGCCCAGGGACTGCCGGACATGAAACAGATTTTCTATCTGTATGACGATAAGGGTTATTTTCTCATGGAAGTGAAGCTGGAAAGTGACGCAGAGTTAAGCTCAAACCTCATGGCGCCGATAGTTGCAGAAGGAACCGGAGTGGCAGACATAGGCACAGGAACTGATAACAGAATGCTGTACATGGCCTACGATAATGATATGTATCATGACATGCCGGTGGACAAATCCGTAAATAGGGAAGGGATTAGTTACGAAGTTTCTGCCTTGTATGATAATGCAAGCAGGAATGGTCTGGTGTTCGGTTCGGTAACCCATGATTTCTGGAAAACCGGAATTGCATATAAAGGCTCCGGGAACAAGATAGATATGCTGAGTATCTTTGGAGGCGTTATTTCACGACTGGATACGGATGATATTTGTCCTCATGGTTCACAAGTAGGTAAAATCCTCACTTCCCCAAGAATTTTCATGGGCTTCTTTGAAGATTGGCGGAAGGGTATGGAAGAGTTTGCAGAAGCTAATACCAATATTGTTCCTGCAAAGGAATGGTCCGGTGTGAAACCCATCGGATGGAACAGCTGGGGAGCCTTTCACACCGGTATGACCTTTGATGATGCCATGAAATCCTCCGATTATCTGAAAGCAAAACTGCAGGATAATAACTATCATGGTGAAAATGGAATAACATATATGAACCTGGATGCATGGTCCACAAACGTAGAGGTAAGGATGGATGAGTTTATTGCCAAGATAAAGGCAAACAACCAGAAACTTGGAATGTATCTGTCTCCTTTCTGCTATTGGGGTGACGATATGGAAGCGAAGGTACCCAATATAAAGTCGGATTACAAGTGGGGCGATCTGGTTCTGAAAACCTATGACGACAAATACTATCCAAAGCAGGAAGGTACGCTTTATCACCCGCTGGATCCAACTCATCCCGGCACTAAAGAGCTGGTCAAGTATTATTTTGACAAATACAAGGAGTGGGGAGTTGAGTATGTCAAGCTTGATTTTATGAACGGGGCCTCCTGTGAAGGCCAGCACTATGACCCAAATGTCAGGACGGGCGTACAGGCTTTTAATGAAGCTATGAAGCTTATCAATGAAAATGCCAAATATGATGATGGCAGGGAAATGTTCCTGCAGCTTGAGCTTTCGCCGTATTTCCCCTATCAGTATTCCCATGCCCATCTGCTGACATCCGACATACACCATGGCAGCATGTTTACTTCAAAATATGTGCTGTCCTCCACTACCTATGGCTGGTGGAGGGGGAAGCTTGTTCCCTGGATCGACGCTGGAATATTTACTTTAGAAGAGACGGACGATGTTCCGTTAAGCGATGAGGAGCTTGCCAGAACCAGGGTCAATTCTCTGGTGGTATCGGGATCACTGTTCCTGGTATGTGTCGATCCGGACAGGCCTGATCATACCATGCTGGCGGAAAAATATCTTACCAACAAGGAAATAATGGATCTGGCAAGGGTTAATGGACCGTTTTTGCCGGTAGAAGGCGCTACAGGCAGTGAGCCTGCAGACATCTTTGTTTATGAGGATGGGAACGCAAATTACATTGGTGTGTTCAACCTGGATGATACAGATGTTGTGAAAACGGTGTACCTGGATAGGGCAGGTCTGGATACTGGTGCCAATTATATAGCAAGGGATCTCTGGACAGGACAGGAACAGGAAGTAAAAAGCTCCTTTACTGTCAACCTGAAAAAGTATCAGTCCACAATTTTGAAGCTGACAAAAGAAGCGCCTTCAGATAATCCAGGTAATCCAAGTAACCCTAATAACCCAAACGACCCTGTTCCTTCAGACAACCCGAGCAATCCTAAGGATCCTATTCCTTCCGAGGATTCAAGCATTGCAGATGGTTCCGTGACGGTAACAGGCAGTTTGATTACGGTCGAAGCCGAGAAATCTGAAAATGGAGAGGTCAGCGTTGAAATTCAAGTTTCCGATTTGGAAAAATCAATATCCAATGCCCTTGCGGAAGGTAAAAACCAGGTTACTGTGAACATAGATGCTGCAAAAGATGCGACAGGATATAAGGTTATCTTTCCGGCAGAATTTATAGATGAAGCCAGGACCCCCATCGAAATAAGGGTTGAGACTCCGGTGGGAAATATCACAATACCGGTAGAAGCATTAAAGGATCAAGGACAACCTGGGGAGAAGATTGAAATATCTATGATTCCGATGGATAACGGAAAGGGCATCAGGATAGGAGTGAAATCCGGTGACCGTAATATCCGGCTTTCGAAGTCTGCCAGAGTTGAATTTGCCTATCAGCCGCCCAAGGAAGCTCTGGATAGTGAGCACATTGTCGTTTTGAGGCTTGATGAGGCATCTGGAGAAATGCTGCCGGTACCCAGCGGCAGGTATGACGAAAAGACGGGTATGGTCAGATTCAACACCAATGGCTCTTACCAGTATTTCGTATCATATGCGCAAAAGACATTTGACGATATCAAGGACATCAATTGGGCGCGAAGGATGATTGAGGTACTTGCATCGAAGGGAATTATAAAAGGTACCGGAAAAGGCAGCTTTAGCCCGAGAAGCGGAATGAAAAGAGCGGATTTTGTGCTGTTGCTTGTGAGAATGCTTGAGCTCGAAGCAGATACCGACACGAATTTTAAGGATGTAAGCAGGAATGCGTACTATCACGATGCCCTTGCAATTGCAAAGAAGCTTGGTCTTGTCAATGGAACCGGAAACGGGAACTTCAATCCTGAAGATCAAATCAGCAGGCAGGATGTGATGGTGTTGGCTGCAAAAGCACTTGAAATTGCAGGATTGAATTTAAAGAGCCGGGATTTTTCAGTGCTGGATAAGTTCGCTGATGCGGACAAGATCAAGGATTATGCAAAGGAGTATATTGCAGCCCTGGTAAAGGAAGGCATCATTTTGGGAGACGGGGAGCGCCTAAATCCGGATGATAATATCTCAAGGGCTGAAGCTGTAGCAATCATCTACAGGATATACAGTTTAATCTATTGA
- a CDS encoding glycoside hydrolase family 2 TIM barrel-domain containing protein translates to MLCVDKYWENPDILHVNCEKPHAYFIPYENEAKAKKGIRGNSKYFKSLNGSWKFKYHDSVHMVEDGFYAENFDASGWDDLKVPSNWQMHGYDKPHYTNVNYPYPCDPPYVPDSNPAGLYIRDFIIKEADNKDLYLVFEGVDSCFYVWVNGRFVGYSQVSHMTSEFNISEYVKPGNNRLAVMVLKWCDGSYLEDQDMWRLSGIFREVYLLARNKAHISDIFVKTELNSTYTEGTLKCELELAGSASSDIRVVLKDIHGDVLYDKATPFASSTSVEIKVQNPDLWSAEAPNLYELYLYLEDEVILQKVGFREIKVKDSAILLNGKAIKFKGVNRHDSHPELGHTTPLYHMKNDLLIMKRHNINAIRTSHYPNDPRFLELCDELGFYVIDEADLETHGAGSAGNIDMISRDPRFEKAYLDRMQRMVERDKNHPCVCFWSLGNESGFGENHIKMAQWAKSRDKSRLIHYEGATNEWGKNDLDNSCIDVYSRMYPPISEMKDLVENRESEKRPYILCEYCHAMGNGPGDLKDYWDLMYSNPRYAGGFVWEWTDHAVKTKTPDGIEYYAYGGDFGDKPNDGNFCMDGLVYPDRTPHTGLLELKNVIAPVRTEAIDLCKGEIKVTNLYYFTNLSQLVLNWKVEKDGEIIDRGEVEDLDIAPQESMTITLPYEYPAKADGRYFLTVYYTQNVDTEWAEKGYEVAFQQFELPTGRVEKAVISKSAMPDINVEKTEKEIIISGSDFRYVFDQVLGSFTRMEYNGVPLISSAPKFNVWRAPTDNDRNIVHKWREEGYDRLGSKIYGIQITSQDDKHITICSEFSLAGYIKKPVLRGKAYWTVYGSGDILLDTQMEVREGIPYLPRFGLQIVMPEGNELVEYFGYGPHESYIDKHRSTWKSRFESTVDGMHENYLMPQENGSHYATEWAVVTNKLGMGLLFIGMDDFSFNASHYTPEDLTDAMHPHELKRRDETIVHIDYMNSGVGSNSCGPELLPQYRLSQKEINFKVRIKPVFKDDVCLIDEVNTQIQG, encoded by the coding sequence ATGCTCTGTGTAGATAAGTATTGGGAAAATCCCGATATACTTCATGTAAATTGCGAAAAACCCCATGCCTATTTCATACCCTATGAAAACGAAGCAAAAGCAAAAAAAGGCATCCGCGGAAATTCCAAATACTTCAAAAGTCTGAATGGAAGCTGGAAATTCAAGTATCATGATTCCGTACATATGGTTGAGGATGGATTTTATGCGGAAAATTTTGATGCCTCCGGCTGGGATGATCTGAAAGTCCCCTCCAACTGGCAAATGCATGGTTATGACAAGCCACACTATACCAATGTAAACTACCCTTACCCTTGCGACCCACCTTATGTTCCGGACAGCAATCCGGCAGGTCTGTATATTCGTGATTTCATTATCAAAGAAGCAGATAATAAGGATTTGTATCTGGTTTTTGAAGGTGTGGATTCCTGCTTCTATGTATGGGTAAACGGCAGGTTTGTCGGATACAGCCAGGTAAGTCATATGACTTCCGAATTTAACATATCCGAGTATGTCAAGCCGGGAAACAACCGCCTGGCCGTAATGGTGCTTAAATGGTGCGATGGAAGCTACCTGGAGGATCAGGACATGTGGAGGCTTTCCGGTATTTTTAGGGAGGTATACCTTTTAGCCCGGAATAAAGCTCATATTTCCGATATATTTGTAAAAACTGAACTTAACAGCACTTATACTGAAGGCACCCTTAAATGTGAGCTGGAATTGGCCGGAAGTGCGAGTTCCGATATCAGGGTTGTCCTGAAAGACATCCACGGCGATGTCCTGTATGATAAGGCAACACCCTTTGCCAGTTCCACATCTGTAGAAATCAAGGTTCAAAATCCTGACCTCTGGTCGGCAGAGGCACCTAATTTATATGAGCTCTACTTATATCTCGAGGATGAAGTAATACTCCAAAAGGTAGGTTTTAGAGAAATCAAAGTGAAAGATTCGGCAATACTGCTGAACGGCAAAGCTATCAAATTTAAGGGTGTCAACCGTCATGATTCCCATCCTGAGTTAGGTCATACCACCCCGCTATACCATATGAAAAATGACCTTCTCATCATGAAGCGCCATAACATAAATGCCATCAGAACGTCCCATTATCCTAATGATCCTAGGTTTTTGGAGCTTTGTGACGAGCTGGGCTTTTATGTGATCGATGAGGCGGATTTGGAGACTCACGGTGCCGGTTCTGCAGGAAATATCGATATGATTTCTCGAGATCCCCGCTTTGAAAAAGCCTATCTGGACAGAATGCAAAGGATGGTGGAAAGGGATAAAAACCACCCTTGCGTTTGCTTCTGGTCCCTGGGCAATGAATCCGGCTTTGGAGAAAACCATATAAAGATGGCCCAATGGGCAAAAAGCAGGGACAAATCCCGCTTAATCCACTATGAAGGAGCCACCAACGAATGGGGCAAAAACGATCTGGATAACTCCTGCATAGATGTATACAGCAGGATGTATCCTCCCATTTCCGAAATGAAAGATCTGGTAGAAAACAGGGAAAGCGAAAAACGCCCCTATATTCTTTGCGAGTACTGCCATGCCATGGGGAACGGCCCTGGGGATTTAAAAGACTATTGGGATCTTATGTACAGCAATCCCAGATACGCCGGTGGTTTTGTCTGGGAATGGACCGATCATGCGGTAAAAACCAAAACACCGGACGGAATCGAATACTATGCTTACGGCGGCGATTTCGGCGACAAGCCTAATGACGGCAATTTCTGTATGGATGGCCTGGTTTATCCGGACAGGACACCCCATACCGGCCTGCTGGAGCTGAAGAATGTCATTGCGCCGGTCCGGACGGAAGCAATAGATTTATGCAAGGGTGAAATCAAAGTCACCAACCTTTACTATTTTACAAATCTTTCGCAGCTCGTGCTGAATTGGAAAGTGGAAAAAGACGGAGAGATAATAGACCGGGGTGAAGTGGAAGACCTGGACATAGCTCCTCAGGAATCCATGACCATAACCCTTCCCTATGAGTATCCGGCTAAAGCAGACGGGCGTTACTTCCTTACCGTTTACTACACCCAGAATGTGGACACGGAATGGGCCGAAAAAGGTTATGAAGTGGCCTTCCAGCAGTTTGAGCTTCCCACAGGCAGGGTGGAGAAAGCTGTAATCAGCAAGTCGGCTATGCCCGATATCAATGTGGAAAAAACTGAAAAAGAGATCATTATCTCAGGATCGGATTTCCGTTATGTCTTCGACCAGGTTCTAGGTTCCTTCACCCGCATGGAATATAACGGTGTGCCTTTGATTAGCAGCGCCCCGAAATTCAACGTCTGGAGAGCTCCTACCGACAATGACAGAAACATCGTGCACAAGTGGAGGGAAGAAGGCTATGACAGGCTTGGCAGCAAGATATACGGCATTCAGATCACAAGCCAGGATGACAAGCATATAACCATATGTTCGGAGTTCTCTCTTGCAGGTTATATCAAGAAGCCTGTCCTCCGTGGAAAAGCTTACTGGACTGTATATGGAAGCGGTGACATCCTGCTGGATACACAAATGGAGGTAAGGGAGGGCATTCCGTACCTACCTAGATTCGGCTTGCAAATTGTAATGCCCGAAGGTAATGAGCTGGTGGAATATTTCGGATATGGCCCTCACGAAAGCTATATCGACAAGCATAGGAGCACATGGAAGAGCAGGTTTGAATCTACGGTGGATGGTATGCATGAAAATTACCTGATGCCGCAGGAAAACGGAAGCCATTACGCTACCGAATGGGCTGTAGTTACCAATAAACTGGGTATGGGACTTCTCTTCATAGGTATGGACGATTTCTCCTTCAATGCGTCCCACTACACACCGGAAGATCTCACAGACGCCATGCATCCTCATGAACTGAAGAGGCGGGACGAAACCATCGTCCATATAGATTATATGAACAGCGGAGTAGGTTCCAACAGCTGCGGTCCCGAACTTCTGCCACAGTACAGGCTATCACAGAAGGAGATTAACTTCAAAGTAAGGATCAAGCCTGTATTTAAAGATGATGTCTGCTTAATTGATGAGGTAAATACTCAAATACAGGGATGA
- a CDS encoding DUF1657 domain-containing protein, whose translation MTVATQLQQAIATVQSAAASMKTFALETQDQQAKQTFEQLAQTLDNALATLKDRQNYIQQQEPQYKKQ comes from the coding sequence ATGACAGTAGCAACACAGCTTCAGCAGGCTATTGCAACAGTACAGAGCGCTGCCGCAAGCATGAAGACCTTTGCTTTGGAAACTCAGGACCAGCAGGCAAAACAAACCTTTGAACAGCTGGCTCAAACCCTGGATAATGCACTGGCCACTTTAAAAGACAGACAGAATTACATTCAGCAGCAGGAACCTCAGTACAAAAAGCAGTAA
- the spoVAE gene encoding stage V sporulation protein AE, which translates to MDKFFWAFIIGGTICVIGQLLMDVMKLTPAHTMCTLVVIGAILGGLGLYDQLVKFAGAGASVPISSFGNQLVKGALEEAEQNGLIGVLTGIFHITSAGISSAIIFGFLAALIFRPKG; encoded by the coding sequence TTGGACAAATTTTTTTGGGCTTTTATCATAGGAGGAACCATTTGTGTTATAGGCCAATTACTGATGGATGTAATGAAACTGACTCCTGCCCATACCATGTGTACATTGGTTGTAATTGGTGCAATATTGGGAGGTTTGGGCCTATATGACCAACTGGTGAAATTCGCAGGAGCAGGAGCTTCCGTCCCTATAAGCAGCTTCGGCAACCAGTTGGTAAAAGGTGCTCTGGAGGAAGCAGAACAAAACGGACTTATAGGAGTACTGACAGGAATATTCCATATAACCAGTGCGGGTATTTCTTCCGCAATAATATTTGGATTCCTTGCTGCTTTAATCTTTAGACCAAAAGGCTAA